A stretch of the Acyrthosiphon pisum isolate AL4f chromosome A2, pea_aphid_22Mar2018_4r6ur, whole genome shotgun sequence genome encodes the following:
- the LOC100158699 gene encoding suppressor of tumorigenicity 14 protein homolog, whose protein sequence is MKVTYSWIIYSCLVFGSGILCDRKLKRRQAVSCSVNTDDKFYCTNGLCIEWSWVCDGRKDCSDGLDETNELCALYEYGTNMTTGCGRPVDKNSVLIDDDKKGLIREVPWSVGIYNYLRASTYPLAGYQFCEGSIIAPNVVISVAQCFSNETGFLSHKISVKKGRLRIAVGKYDTSTTIIINNNPFLTQKLIDSDNQLMTQIIKVDTIYVNEVYNGEDGFYGENIAVIVLENKISFSNDVAPVCIDWIGKYKVHNGDIGKISVWRKEENGNNSVKFETFLPFIEPSNCRKKNFNQKSTICVF, encoded by the exons ATGAAAGTGACGTATTCCTGgataatatattcatgtttaGTTTTCG GATCCGGAATTTTGTGTGACAGAAAACTCAAAAGACGACAAGCTGTATCTTGCTCAGT GAACACGGATGATAAGTTTTATTGTACAAATGGACTGTGTATCGAATGGTCGTGGGTTTGTGATGGGCGTAAGGATTGTTCAGATGGTTTAGACGAGACCAACGAGTTGTGTGCTCTATACGAATATGGAACAAATATGACCacag gttgtGGTAGACCAGTTGACAAAAACTCTGTATTGATCGACGATGATAAAAAAGGACTTATTAGAGAAGTACCTTGGAGTGttggaatatataattatttaagagcATCAACATATCCTTTAGCTGGTTACCAATTTTGCGAAGGATCAATTATTGCTCCAAATGTAGTCATTTCTG TGGCTCAATGTTTTTCTAATGAAACAGGATTTTTATCTCataaaatatcagtaaaaaaagGTCGATTAAGAATTGCCGTCGGAAAATATGATACAagtactacaataattattaataataatccatttttgactcaaaaactaattgacagtgataatcaattaatgactcaaataataaaa gTGGATACAATTTACGTGAACGAAGTTTATAATGGAGAAGACGGGTTTTATGGTGAGAATATAGCTGTTATTGTGTTAGAAAACAAAATTTCGTTTAGCAATGATGTTGCACCTGTTTGTATCGATTGGATTGGTAAATATAAGGTGCACAATGGAGATATAGGAAAG ATTTCCGTTTGGAGAAAAGAGGAAAATGGGAATAATTCtgttaaatttgaaacatttcTTCCATTCATCGAACCTAGTAattgtcgaaaaaaaaatttcaaccaAAAATCAACAATTTGTGTATTTTGA